In the Elizabethkingia bruuniana genome, AAAGCCAATTCTTTAAACCCTAAAGCAAGTCCGGAAGAATGTGATAACAACATGTGAATGGTAACACTTTCGGCATTAGGGAAATCTGGGAAAAATTTATTTAACTTGTCATCAAGTGACAACTTTCCTTTTTCTGCTAATTGAAGAATTGCAGTTGCTGTAAATTGCTTTGTTACCGATGCTAACTGAAATTTGGTGTCTATTGTGTTTTTAATATTCCATTCGTAATCTGCTAAACCATAAGCCTCCTGTAAAAGCACAGTGTCTTTTCTGGCAATCAGAACGGTACCACCAAATCCATTCACGTCTGTCTGAGCCTGCATATATTTTGATAACTTATCGGAAAGATTGGTCTGATTTTTCGTTAAGTTGACTTTCTTTTCTATTATCTTGGTTTGCGAAAAGCTTTTGAAAGGAAGGAGGCAAATTCCTATAAGAAATATTAGTTTTGAACGGTTTTTCATAGGGAGTCAGTTATTATTTATCTTTATTACTAAGCATAATTTTGGTTTCCAAAGTATCTCTTTTTTGGGTAACTGAATTCAATTTTCCATTGCTGAAATCGAATTTCAGTAGGTTTGGATAATCTACAATTTTGAACAATCCATTTTTGAGATACAACAGTTCGCTATCATTCTTTCCTTTAAAAAAATCCAAAAGCATAGATTCAACATAAAGACGATTATTCTTTTCTACTATTTTGGTTTCCATTCCCTGTCCATATAAGAAATCATCATAAGTCCCGATGAGTTGCTTTTTTATACTTAATGGTATTTCCTGAGTGTTCTCATTAGTTGTTTTGTTCCAGTTCATCAACGTAAGAACCTTTCTTCTGGTTTGATTCATTACAGGAAAACGATTTGGTTTTTCACCATTGGCAAGATATACCATACCATTACCATCAGTCATAGTAGCCAGAACATTACCTCCAACTCCGGTATTAGAACCATTACATGAAAACCAATCATAGTTACTATAACCAAAAGACTTTTGCCATCCGTAGCTCCAGCCTCCAACCGCATTTTTAAAAGCCGTTACCTCGGTTACTTTTTTAGCTGTCTGATGAGAAATCACTTTGTTATTTTTATTACGTAAAGCATTTTGTATTTCGATAGAAAGTTTGGCCAGATCTGTAGGTGTCGACCACATTCCGGAAGCTCCCACTTGTGGCGTTATTGGCAGTCCTGTTCTGATCACTTTTCCATCTTTATCGTGAACCAGTGCCACATTTGTTAGAAATCCTTTTTCATTAGGCTGTACCATTGTGGTGTTTTTCATGCCAAGTGGAGAAAAAATATATTCTTGTGCAAGCTCCGCAATAGATTTATTCAGAGTGTCTTCCAATGCCATTTGGATAATTACATAGCCACCACCACTATATTCAAAATTGGTTCCTGGTGTGAAAAGGAATTCAATTTCCTTATCATATCTTGGTATCTGCCCTAAAAGACTCTGCGTGATGGTTGGAATTGTATCTCCTTCATAATGATCTTCAAATCCACCTTGGCTGGTACCAGCAGTATGATTCAAAAACTGCTTCCAGGTAGGGCTATTATTCTCCGTAAATTTGCTTTTCGGCAGATGCCAGCGTTTTAGGTACTTATCTATTGGGGTATTCAGGTTAATAAAGCCTTTCTCTTCAAGGATATGGCAAAGAAGTGCAGTAATAGGTTTTGAAATTGATGCTGTTGAAAAAGCGGTATTTTCATCTATTTTTTCTTTAGAATTTACAGATTTCAATCCAAATTGATTGGAATAGACAATCTTATAATTTTCAAAAACAACAAGACTGAACCCGGGAAGTTTATACTTTTCTAACTGTTGATTAATCTTTAAGCTATCTGTAAGAAAATTATAATTCCTTTTTGAGGTCAATATATTATTGTTCGTACGGCAACTCAATATTATAAGTGTAGCTATTAACAGATATAAAGTGTTTTTCATTGTATAATTTTTATAGTTAAAATGGCTTTCAGGCTGTTTTATTTGCGGTATTATTTATTTCAGGACCGTATCATAAATTTTATTCAACAGATCTTGTCTCATTTTTGAATTTCTCTGGTCAAGGAGTATAATAATTCCCCATTTTTTATCCCTATTGTAACAGATGATTGAAGACTGACCCATAGAATCTCCTGATTTCATATAAATTGTGTTTTTATCATCTGTTACGATGTTGAGCCCTAGTCCCATTTCCCTTTTTTCATCTTTGTACACAACTCTTTCCATGATGATAGCTGCCTTACCTATTGTCGTTTGTTTATTAAGGACTGCTTTTAAGAATCTAACCATATCGGAAGCCGTAGATTTTACCAATCCTGCTGGTGCTGTAATATTCCATTTGAAAAACTCCTGAATGCCTCCATCTGGATTATGGGCAGTTGTTCTGTTTTTTACATTAAAATCTTTGGTTAATGTATTAGTCATCTGTAATGGTTTTATTATTTTGGCTCTGATGATCTCATCATAAGTCTTACCATATACTTTTTCCACTATCTGTCCTAATAGAGTATATCCAATCGTAGAATAACGATATTTACCATAATCCTTTAGTTCGCTACAATTATTGATTATAGTGGCTAAAGTCTGTGCTGTTACATTATTCACAGGCTGTTGCGGATCCTGTTCTATCAATTTTGCAAAATCTATATCAGGTAAACCTGACTGATGTGATGCCAGATCCGAAATTTTAATTTTATTTCTAAGATTCTGGTGTAATATATATTCTTTAGGAAGGAACCCGTCTATGTAATCATCTAACTTTATTTTATGATCCAGAACTGCCTGAGCAATTAAATTTGAGGTCAAGATTTTAGTAATTGACGCAATTTCAAATAAGGAGTTTTTATTGATTTGAACCTGACTTTCCGCATTCAAATTACCATAACTTATATAATGCTCTTCGTTATTATTGATAAAGCCAACGCTAATTCCTACTTCCGGATTTTTTTTGTAATTATCACTTATTATAGAATCAATCTTTTTGGAAATGTTTTGTCCGAAAGAAAAACTGCTTATGAATAAAAGTGCTGCTAAAAATTTTGATGAAGTTTTCATTGTACCGTATTTTGATGTTAAAAATTTATTTCGATACAAAGATGTAGAAGACGTTGAAGCTATACGAC is a window encoding:
- a CDS encoding serine hydrolase domain-containing protein; this encodes MKTSSKFLAALLFISSFSFGQNISKKIDSIISDNYKKNPEVGISVGFINNNEEHYISYGNLNAESQVQINKNSLFEIASITKILTSNLIAQAVLDHKIKLDDYIDGFLPKEYILHQNLRNKIKISDLASHQSGLPDIDFAKLIEQDPQQPVNNVTAQTLATIINNCSELKDYGKYRYSTIGYTLLGQIVEKVYGKTYDEIIRAKIIKPLQMTNTLTKDFNVKNRTTAHNPDGGIQEFFKWNITAPAGLVKSTASDMVRFLKAVLNKQTTIGKAAIIMERVVYKDEKREMGLGLNIVTDDKNTIYMKSGDSMGQSSIICYNRDKKWGIIILLDQRNSKMRQDLLNKIYDTVLK
- a CDS encoding serine hydrolase domain-containing protein, which codes for MKNTLYLLIATLIILSCRTNNNILTSKRNYNFLTDSLKINQQLEKYKLPGFSLVVFENYKIVYSNQFGLKSVNSKEKIDENTAFSTASISKPITALLCHILEEKGFINLNTPIDKYLKRWHLPKSKFTENNSPTWKQFLNHTAGTSQGGFEDHYEGDTIPTITQSLLGQIPRYDKEIEFLFTPGTNFEYSGGGYVIIQMALEDTLNKSIAELAQEYIFSPLGMKNTTMVQPNEKGFLTNVALVHDKDGKVIRTGLPITPQVGASGMWSTPTDLAKLSIEIQNALRNKNNKVISHQTAKKVTEVTAFKNAVGGWSYGWQKSFGYSNYDWFSCNGSNTGVGGNVLATMTDGNGMVYLANGEKPNRFPVMNQTRRKVLTLMNWNKTTNENTQEIPLSIKKQLIGTYDDFLYGQGMETKIVEKNNRLYVESMLLDFFKGKNDSELLYLKNGLFKIVDYPNLLKFDFSNGKLNSVTQKRDTLETKIMLSNKDK